One window of Alosa sapidissima isolate fAloSap1 chromosome 21, fAloSap1.pri, whole genome shotgun sequence genomic DNA carries:
- the ctps1a gene encoding CTP synthase 1: MKYILVTGGVISGIGKGIIASSVGTILKSCGLHVTAIKIDPYINIDAGTFSPYEHGEVFVLDDGGEVDLDLGNYERFLDIRLTRDNNLTTGKIYQSVINKERRGDYLGKTVQVVPHITDAIQEWVMRQARVPVDDDDVEPQVCVIELGGTVGDIESMPFIEAFRQFQFKVKRENFCNIHVSLIPQPSATGEQKTKPTQNSVRELRGLGLSPDLIMCRCATPLENSVKEKISMFCHVEPQQVICVHDVSSIYRVPLLLEDQGVVDYFCRRLDLSIEMRPRKMLAKWKEMSDRSDRLLEHCSIALVGKYTKLSDSYASVIKSLEHSALAISHKLDIKYIDSADLEAATLQEEPVKYHEAWQKLCSADGILVPGGFGVRGTEGKIEAISWARKQKKPFLGVCLGMQLAVCEFARNMLGWTDANSTEFDPDSKHPVVIDMPEHNPGQMGGTMRLGKRRTIFKTKSCILRKLYGDVDFVDERHRHRFEVNPELKHHFEEKGFHFVGQDVEGERMEIIELDDHPYFVGVQYHPEFTSRPIKPSPPYFGLLLAAAGKLHSYLQRGCRLSPRDTYSDRSGSSSPDSEIAELKLPSIAQD, from the exons ATGAAGTACATCCTGGTGACTGGTGGTGTGATCTCTGGCATTGGAAAGGGCATCATTGCCAGCAGTGTGGGTACCATCCTCAAGTCGTGTGGATTACACGTGACTGCCATTAAGATCGACCCTTATATCAACATTGATGCAGGCACTTTCTCCCCCTATGAACATG GTGAGGTTTTTGTGCTGGATGATGGTGGAGAGGTTGATCTGGATCTGGGAAACTATGAGCGTTTCCTAGACATCCGGCTCACGCGAGACAACAATCTGACCACAGGAAAAATCTACCAGTCTGTCATCAATAAAGAGCGGAGGGGAGACTACCTGGGCAAGACGGTGCAGG TTGTGCCACACATCACAGATGCTATTCAGGAGTGGGTAATGCGGCAGGCCCGAGTGCCCGTGGACGATGATGACGTGGAGCCACAAGTGTGTGTGATCGAg CTGGGTGGGACTGTTGGAGACATTGAGAGCATGCCTTTCATCGAAGCCTTCCGGCAGTTCCAGTTCaaagtgaagagagagaacTTCTGCAACATCCACGTCAGCCTCATCCCACAG CCCAGTGCAACAGGAGAACAGAAGACGAAACCCACTCAGAACAGCGTGAGGGAGTTGAGAGGTCTCGGACTGTCCCCTGACCTG ATCATGTGCCGGTGTGCCACTCCTTTGGAAAACTCGGTCAAAGAGAAGATTTCCATGTTTTGCCATGTGGAACCCCAACAG GTGATCTGTGTGCACGACGTCTCGTCCATCTATAGAGTTCCGCTCCTGCTGGAGGACCAGGGAGTGGTCGACTACTTCTGCCGCAGGCTGGACCTGTCCATCGAGATGCGGCCCAGGAAGATGCTGGCCAAGTGGAAGGAGATGTCCGACAG GTCTGACCGACTCCTTGAGCACTGTTCTATTGCCCTGGTTGGCAAATACACTAAGCTGTCCGACTCCTACGCCTCCGTCATCAAATCCCTGGAGCACTCCGCTCTAGCCATCAGCCACAAACTGGACATCAAG tatATTGACTCTGCAGATCTGGAGGCTGCTACCCTGCAGGAGGAGCCGGTGAAGTACCACGAGGCCTGGCAGAAGCTGTGCAgtgcaga TGGCATCCTGGTACCTGGGGGCTTCGGCGTACGAGGAACTGAAGGAAAGATTGAAGCCATCAGTTGGGCGAGAAAACAGAAGAAGCCATTCCTAG GTGTGTGCTTGGGTATGCAGCTGGCCGTGTGTGAGTTTGCAAGAAACATGCTTGGCTGGACAG ATGCCAACTCCACAGAATTCGACCCGGATTCCAAACACCCGGTG GTGATTGACATGCCAGAACACAATCCAGGGCAAATGGGTGGGACCATGAGGCTTGGAAAGAGACGCACCATATTCAAGACCAAGTCCTGTATATTAA GAAAACTGTATGGCGACGTCGACTTTGTTGATGAAAGACATAGACATCGTTTTGAA GTGAACCCAGAGCTAAAACATCACTTTGAGGAGAAGGGCTTTCACTTTGTAGGCCAGgatgtggagggagagaggatggaAATTATTGAACTAGATG ATCACCCGTATTTCGTAGGGGTGCAGTACCACCCGGAATTCACCTCCAGACCCATCAAGCCTTCACCTCCTTACTTTGGACTTCTGCTCGCCGCTGCAGGGAAACTACACAGCTACCTCCAGAGAGGCTGCCGCCTGTCGCCACG AGACACCTATAGTGACCGCAGTGGCAGCAGTTCCCCAGACTCCGAGATCGCCGAACTCAAATTACCCAGCATTGCTCAGGACTGA